In Fimbriimonadaceae bacterium, the genomic window CGGCGCCAGAGTCCGCGAAGAAAGCCGAAGAACGAGAGGTTCGGTTCGAGCCCGAGCTCTTTGGCTCTAGCCTCGATGGCCTCCTTGGAGTCCTTGAGGTCGGTGTGGGTCATCTGGCGGTGCAGCTTGATCGCCTCGATGAACTTCCCCTGGTGGAGGAGGGCGTCGACCTGACCGTGCAGTTCGGGCGAAGGCAACACGCCCTCCATCTCGTGCTGGATCTGCTCCACGGCGTCCTTCGCCTCGCGGAGCGATGAACCGAACCGCTCCCGGTGCCAGGCCACGGCCCGGACCTTCTTGCCCTGGCGCACCAGATCGAGGAGTTCGCGGTCTTCGGTCATCCCATCACTCTTACGGCCCGGCATTGTGCGAGGTTGCCGAGACCGGCTGAACGACCCGGGAACCTCGAGACACCTACGATCACCATGATGAAGTTCAGCACAGGCACCACGGTCGCGCTCTTGGCGACGCTCGCCCTTGCAGGATGCGGTTCGGCCGGCTACAGCGACCAGACCGCCGCGTCCAGCCCCGCCGCCAGCGTGGAATCGCGGGCCAGAGAGTCTACGGGCGACTCCGCCAAGGCCGAGGCGGGATTCGTCCCGGCTTCCAACCAAACCGTAGACGCGCCCAAGCGTGCGGTCATCCGCCAGGGCTCGCTGGCCGTCCGAGTCGGCGATCTCGAGAAGTCCGAGCGCGCCGCGGGCACCATCATCGCCGGTCTCGGCGGCTATGTGGACTCCGCGTCCAGCTCCGATTTGGCCGGTCAGAAACCGATTCTCACCCTGTCGGCGCGCATTCCCGAGTCTGCGTTCGATCAGGCTCTGCGCGAGTTCGAGGCCCTGGGCACCCGCCTGAGCAAGCACGTCTCGTCGCAGGACGTCACCGGCGATCTCGCCGACTACGCGGCGCGCCTCACCACGATGCGCGCCAATGAGGAGTCACTGCGCAACATGCTCCGCAAGGCCAGCGATTCCACGACGATCATGGAAGCCCAACGCCGACTCGCGGAAGCGCGGGGCGAGATCGAGGGTCTCCAAGCCCGTCTTGCATCCCTGAAGGGGCAGGCCGCCCTCTCGACGATCGAGCTGCGCCTCGAGCAGAGCGCGGAAACCGCCGGCACGAAGGACCCGCGATGGGGCGCCGAAGCCTGGGCGGCGGCCAGCGCTTCGGCCATGGACACGTTCCGGATCGTGCTGGGAGCGTTTCTCTGGTTCGTCGCGTACTCCCCGCTTTGGATCGTCGGCTACCTCGTCGTTCGGTTCCTTCGCGGTCGCAAGCGGCCAACGTCCAACGCGGCGGTGTGAAGAGGGGTCTAGGGGACGAGCGTGAACAACACCTCGTCCACGAAGACCCTCCAGGGCGCGGTCGTCTCGGAGGCGACCTCGTTCCAGCCCAGCCGCGCCTTAACGCGCCGCGTTCCAGGCTGGATGAACCGCGCGATCGGCGCGGGTGCCGTCGCCAAGACTTGGGAGTCCGACGTGGAGGCGACCGACCCCGTCAACCGGACCCACGCTGCCGCCGAGTAGTCGTACAGGTCCACGTAGCGGAAGATGCCCGAGGCGTTCACTCGGGACTCCACGCGGACCGTCAAGGCCGTGCCGCCCGTTACCGGGGCGACGCCCTCCGCGTTGAGCTGCACCATGTAGCCCACCTCTTCCGCCGCCAGGTTGCGGCGGCCGACCACGCAGCGATCGTCGCTGAGAAAGAGCTGCTGAAGGCGCCCCGACTCGTGGATACCCGGGACCACCGAGAAGCTCCTCGGCGAAAACGGCTCGACGTCCGCCACGGTGGCAAGCCAGACGCCGCGGCCGTGCGTTACCGCCATCAACGTCGCGTCGTCCTTCCAGATCAGCTCGTCGATCGGCACGGTTCCAGGGCCGTCGCTGAGGTTCGTCCAGGTGGCGCCGTCGTCGCTCGAAGTGAAGATCCCCAGGTCCGTTCCCGCGTACCAGAAGTTCGGTTTGGTGCGGTGCTGGGCGAGGGCGCTGACCGGCAGGCTCGGCAAGGCGAAGGCCCCCGATCCGGCGACGGGAGCCCACGATGCCCCGCCGTCGGTCGTCCGCCAAATGTTGTCGGCCTCCCATCCCATGAAGCTCACGGTCACGCGGTTCACGTCGCTGCGATCGATCACGATGCGGGAGATCCAGCGCTGGGGCAGGCCCACGCCGTTACGGTCCACACGCACCCAGGTCGGGGTCGTGGCCGTGCCGTTGGACGTCTTGTAAAGGTGCCCGTCGTTGTGCCCGGCCCAGATCACGTTCTCGTCGCCCTCCGCCACGGAGGCGGTGGAGAGGTTCCACGGGTTGTTGTCTGCGAAGTGGGCGCGGTCGATTTTTCCACCTTCGGCGACGTTGCTCGGACGGATGGAAGGTTTGATGCTCGTCCACGTGTTGGAGGTGCGGACGGCGTTGTTGCGCCACAGCTCTTCGCCGCACGCCAGCATTCGGTTGCCGTTGTTCGGGTCGATGAGGAAGAACGGGATGAAGTTGTAGTTGTTCGCCGAACCGGCACCCGGTGGGGCCACGTTGCCGCTGAACGATCCGCCTCCGTTGTTGCTGCGCCGTAGGTTCATGTACTGGCTTCCGCCGTAGAGGTAGTTCGCATTGAAGGGATCGGCCGCGCAGAACCCGCCGTCGCCCCCGATCACATTCGAGTTCCAATTCATCGGATCGCCCGTGTAGCGGTTGGTGCCGTTGTCCTGCGCCCCCGCGAGCACCACGCCGTTCGCATTCACGGCCGCGCCGTAGAACTGAGTCACTCCAAGATTGTTGTTGAGGTTCACCACCGGGTTGGAGTAGGCGTTGTCGGCCCGGTAGATCCCTCCGTCGCAACCGAAGAACAGCTTGCGCTTGGACGTCCCGTCGAACCCGTTCTCCGGAACGATCGCGTGCATGTCGGCATGAACGCCCGAAAACGCCTGGGAGAGCGAAGTGCCGGCGTTCGTGCTCCGATAGAGGTACACCCCGCCCACGACCAGGGTGTTCGCGTTGGTCGGATCCACCCACAGCGTGTTGTTGTAGTGGTTGTACGTCCCGATCCCACCACCGGACGTGCGCAACGCGTACGAGTGGCCGCCGTCGGTGGAGCGGTAAATCTTGATGGAATTCGCCTCGCTCAACGAGCAGAACACCGTCCCCGGAGCGCTTTTGGCGAAGGCGAACTCTTGCCGGTCGCCATCGATCCCGGTGGCGGCCGTCCAGGTCAGCCCGTTGTCTTCGGACACGTAGCCGCTCGAATG contains:
- a CDS encoding DUF4349 domain-containing protein — translated: MKFSTGTTVALLATLALAGCGSAGYSDQTAASSPAASVESRARESTGDSAKAEAGFVPASNQTVDAPKRAVIRQGSLAVRVGDLEKSERAAGTIIAGLGGYVDSASSSDLAGQKPILTLSARIPESAFDQALREFEALGTRLSKHVSSQDVTGDLADYAARLTTMRANEESLRNMLRKASDSTTIMEAQRRLAEARGEIEGLQARLASLKGQAALSTIELRLEQSAETAGTKDPRWGAEAWAAASASAMDTFRIVLGAFLWFVAYSPLWIVGYLVVRFLRGRKRPTSNAAV